In Epinephelus lanceolatus isolate andai-2023 chromosome 13, ASM4190304v1, whole genome shotgun sequence, the following are encoded in one genomic region:
- the LOC117270641 gene encoding dynein regulatory complex protein 1-like: MKQTAATRTCCHRRISVPAAFLLSLLLQYLTVSIDRFYTTTNLNMAEVCKDPKEASEASVSENQEPESGHSGGAELDRVKSEGGAEVEEGELSTETQRKVMELLCDETHFLMDDKLLTLLAPLEKEKQTVVKMDSLLCTLGLGEQDVPRLAHFLLKYERQQREQTEDVSAELGVVETRSATHPTSGLIAPNHVVPALKSFLQQHRRSKPAYFRE; the protein is encoded by the exons ATGAAACAGACCGCAGCCACACGGACCTGCTGCCACAGACGTATATCTGTGCCTGCTGCTTTTTTGCTATCATTATTACTACAATATTTAACTGTTTCTATCGATAGATtttacacaacaacaaatcttAATATGGCGGAAGTTTGTAAGGATCCAAAAGAGGCGTCTGAAGCCTCTGTGTCCGAAAATCAAGAGCCTGAGAGCGG GCACTCAGGAGGAGCAGAGTTGGACAGAGTGAAGAGTGAGGGCggtgcagaggtggaggaaggggAGCTGTCCACGGAGACACAGAGGAAAGTGATGGAGCTGCTGTGTGATGAGACG CACTTCCTGATGGATGATAAACTCCTGACCCTGCTGGCTCCTCTGGAGAAGGAGAAACAGACCGTTGTGAAAATGGACTCCCTCCTCTGT ACTCTTGGCCTTGGAGAGCAGGACGTGCCCAGGTTGGCTCATTTCTTATTAAAGTATGAACGGCAGCAGAGAGAGCAGACGGag GATGTTTCTGCTGAGTTGGGTGTAGTGGAGACCAGGTCTGCGACACATCCGACCTCTGGACTCATCGCTCCTAACCATGTGGTGCCTGCTCTAAAAAGTTTCCTCCAGCAGCACAGGAGGTCAAA GCCGGCATACTTCAGAGAGTAA